The following proteins come from a genomic window of Gynuella sunshinyii YC6258:
- a CDS encoding YggT family protein — protein sequence MGAMYEIVFLLLKTAFSIYLIALVARFLAQLARADFYNPLAQTVVKITNPIILPLRKIIPGYGGLDNASLLAIYLVQLLYGFIISTLAGGYYNFGQLALYAVLGVAGVFFMVLFWSMLIVAIASWVSAGSYNPLLGFIAQMIEPFVGPFRRLGLQVGVLDLSFMVAILVLYILQNILLLSVAKALGYGGGFFIGL from the coding sequence ATGGGCGCGATGTACGAGATTGTCTTTTTACTGTTAAAAACAGCCTTCAGTATTTATCTGATTGCACTGGTGGCCCGGTTCCTGGCCCAGCTGGCCCGGGCGGATTTTTATAATCCTCTGGCTCAGACCGTGGTCAAAATCACCAACCCGATCATTCTGCCATTGCGCAAGATCATTCCCGGATACGGCGGTCTCGATAATGCCAGTCTGCTGGCCATTTATCTGGTACAGCTGCTGTATGGTTTCATCATTTCCACCCTTGCGGGCGGTTACTACAACTTCGGTCAGCTTGCTCTGTATGCAGTTTTGGGTGTAGCTGGTGTATTTTTCATGGTGTTGTTCTGGTCCATGCTGATTGTGGCCATTGCCAGTTGGGTATCCGCCGGCAGTTATAACCCTCTATTGGGATTTATCGCCCAGATGATTGAACCTTTTGTCGGTCCATTCCGGCGCCTGGGCCTGCAGGTGGGAGTATTGGATTTGTCCTTTATGGTCGCGATTCTGGTGCTGTATATTCTGCAGAATATCCTTCTGTTGAGTGTTGCCAAGGCACTGGGATATGGCGGTGGCTTTTTTATCGGCCTATGA
- the metX gene encoding homoserine O-succinyltransferase MetX — MSKSYPSDSVGLVSPQRARFSEPLPLRCGREIPEYELVYETYGELNKDRSNAVLICHALSGNHHAAGFHTPEDRKPGWWDSAIGPGKPIDTRRFFVIALNNLGGCDGSTGPQSINPETGKPYGPDFPVMAVRDWVKSQARLADRLGIQQFAAVVGGSLGGMQALRWSIDYPDRIRHCVIIAAAPKLSAQNIAFNEVARQAIVRDPDFHEGRYLDHNTYPAQGLALARMLGHITYLSDDSMREKFGRDLKSGKLNFNYDVDFEVESYLRYQGESFSNRFDANTYLLMTKALDYFDPAADHNHDLATCLSQARCEFLLASFSTDWRFAPERSEEIVTALIKAKKKVTYMEIDAPQGHDAFLFPIPDYFSLLSTYLDRVAREGGF; from the coding sequence ATGTCAAAATCCTATCCATCCGACTCTGTGGGGTTGGTGAGCCCTCAGCGGGCGCGTTTTTCTGAGCCATTGCCACTACGCTGTGGCCGGGAAATTCCCGAATACGAACTCGTCTATGAAACCTATGGTGAACTGAACAAAGACCGGTCCAATGCGGTATTGATCTGTCACGCTCTCAGCGGCAACCACCATGCTGCCGGCTTTCATACGCCCGAAGACCGCAAACCCGGCTGGTGGGACTCTGCCATTGGTCCGGGCAAACCTATAGATACCCGACGCTTTTTTGTCATTGCTCTGAATAATCTTGGCGGTTGTGATGGCAGTACCGGTCCACAGTCCATTAATCCGGAAACCGGCAAACCTTACGGTCCGGACTTTCCAGTCATGGCGGTTCGGGACTGGGTCAAAAGCCAGGCCCGTCTGGCTGACCGACTGGGCATTCAGCAGTTTGCAGCGGTTGTCGGCGGTTCGCTAGGAGGCATGCAGGCATTGCGTTGGAGTATCGACTACCCCGACCGTATCCGCCATTGCGTGATCATTGCCGCCGCTCCCAAACTCTCGGCGCAGAATATCGCCTTTAATGAAGTGGCTCGTCAGGCCATCGTTCGTGATCCGGATTTTCACGAAGGCCGTTATCTTGATCACAATACCTATCCGGCTCAGGGACTGGCGCTGGCACGCATGCTCGGTCACATCACCTATCTGTCAGATGACAGCATGAGAGAGAAATTTGGTCGTGACCTGAAGAGCGGTAAACTGAATTTTAACTATGATGTCGATTTCGAAGTGGAAAGTTATCTGCGTTACCAGGGGGAAAGCTTTTCCAACCGTTTCGATGCCAATACCTACCTGCTGATGACCAAAGCACTCGATTATTTTGATCCGGCAGCCGATCACAATCACGATCTCGCCACTTGCCTGAGTCAGGCCCGCTGCGAGTTTCTGCTGGCATCTTTTTCCACAGACTGGCGTTTCGCCCCTGAACGCAGTGAGGAAATCGTCACGGCTCTGATCAAAGCCAAAAAGAAAGTCACCTACATGGAAATCGATGCACCTCAGGGACATGATGCATTTCTGTTTCCGATTCCCGATTATTTTTCCCTGCTGTCGACGTATCTTGACCGGGTAGCCAGAGAGGGAGGATTCTGA
- a CDS encoding DUF4426 domain-containing protein: MKHLFTFLTLLCVSLSIQAAGEQKQVFGRYEVHYMMLNSTTLSAEVARSYQLQRSGKMGYLMISVLENKEGGDLPQAVPAMVSARIKNLIGQERDIELREIQEQGGIYYVGNFSFDDEDIYRFEIDVKAEPGQDRPFTVRHQQQMYFE, translated from the coding sequence ATGAAGCATTTATTTACTTTTCTGACCCTGTTGTGTGTGTCCTTGTCCATTCAGGCCGCCGGCGAACAAAAACAGGTTTTCGGCCGCTATGAAGTACACTATATGATGTTGAACTCCACCACACTGTCCGCCGAAGTCGCGCGCAGTTACCAGTTGCAGCGCAGTGGTAAAATGGGCTACCTGATGATTAGCGTGCTGGAGAACAAGGAAGGCGGAGATCTTCCCCAAGCGGTACCGGCGATGGTTTCTGCCCGCATCAAAAACCTGATCGGCCAGGAACGGGACATCGAACTGAGGGAAATTCAGGAACAGGGCGGCATTTATTATGTCGGTAACTTCAGTTTTGACGATGAAGACATTTATCGCTTTGAAATTGATGTCAAAGCAGAACCGGGACAGGACCGGCCTTTTACGGTTCGTCATCAGCAACAAATGTATTTTGAGTAA
- a CDS encoding type IV pilus twitching motility protein PilT: MDITELLAFSAKQNASDLHISAGLPPMIRVDGDVRRINLPAMGHKEVHALIYDIMNDKQRKDYEEFLETDFSFEVPGVARFRVNAFNQNRGAGAVFRTIPSKVLTMEDLGMGQVFKDVCHNPRGLVLVTGPTGSGKSTSLAAMINYINESRYEHILTIEDPIEFVHESKKCLVNQREVHRDTHGFSEALRSALREDPDIILVGELRDLETIRLALTAAETGHLVFGTLHTTSAAKTIDRVIDVFPAEEKSMVRSMLSESLQAVISQTLLKKNGGGRIAAHEIMIGTPAIRNLVREDKVAQMYSAIQTGANVGMQTLDQCLKGLLQRGMITREIARERAKQPESF, translated from the coding sequence ATGGATATCACTGAATTATTGGCTTTTAGTGCCAAACAAAACGCATCTGACTTGCATATTTCGGCGGGGTTGCCACCGATGATCAGGGTTGATGGCGACGTTCGTCGAATCAATCTGCCGGCCATGGGGCATAAAGAAGTGCATGCGTTGATTTATGACATCATGAATGACAAACAGCGTAAGGACTATGAGGAGTTTCTGGAAACTGACTTCTCGTTTGAAGTGCCGGGAGTCGCCCGTTTCCGGGTAAACGCATTTAATCAGAACCGTGGTGCAGGTGCGGTGTTCCGGACCATTCCATCTAAGGTTTTGACCATGGAAGACCTTGGCATGGGGCAGGTTTTTAAGGATGTCTGTCATAATCCGCGTGGCCTGGTGCTGGTGACCGGGCCAACCGGTTCTGGTAAATCCACCTCTCTGGCGGCGATGATCAACTATATCAATGAAAGCCGTTATGAGCACATTCTGACCATTGAAGATCCAATAGAATTTGTGCATGAATCCAAAAAATGTCTGGTGAATCAGCGGGAAGTACACCGCGATACCCACGGATTCAGTGAAGCTTTGCGTTCGGCACTGCGGGAAGACCCCGACATTATCCTGGTGGGGGAATTACGGGACCTGGAAACCATTCGTCTGGCGTTGACTGCGGCAGAAACCGGCCACCTGGTATTTGGTACTCTGCACACCACCTCGGCAGCCAAGACCATTGACCGGGTGATCGACGTTTTCCCGGCCGAGGAAAAATCCATGGTGCGGTCCATGTTGTCTGAATCCCTGCAGGCCGTTATCTCGCAAACTCTGTTGAAAAAGAACGGTGGTGGCCGGATTGCCGCCCATGAAATTATGATCGGTACTCCGGCGATTCGTAACCTGGTGCGTGAGGATAAGGTTGCGCAGATGTACTCGGCCATACAAACGGGGGCCAATGTCGGTATGCAGACTCTGGATCAGTGTCTGAAAGGCCTGCTGCAGCGTGGCATGATTACCCGCGAAATCGCACGCGAACGGGCCAAACAGCCTGAATCTTTTTAA
- a CDS encoding BMP family lipoprotein has protein sequence MNMKKRDPITKWVFSSVLALCLICAAIFGGLYVKSLLSQKNVGKVAGTIHPAVLYDGAGKGDYAFNDSAYEDGVKKFEYNYRTKVVEVEPGTRNLTEVVREQARANHSPIIALGFSYSNAITTVSKEYPNLQFVIIDSVVEGPNVQSIIFKEHEGSYLVGALAALASQTHSVGFVGGMDIPLIHKFGCGFAQGAKAVDPNIRLTSTTLGTTTEAFANPKKAQKIATQMFANGVDIIFAAAGGSGEGVYQAAFESGNRAIAVDASQNWRFTGETIISSMLKEVGFAAYQSMEEAIHGKWKSGTKLLGLKEGGVSWSLDMFNRNKSVKSEWIEQIDEIKEELIDGDVKVYDYSNDQTCPVDTGMFAS, from the coding sequence ATGAATATGAAAAAGCGCGACCCAATTACCAAATGGGTATTCTCCTCCGTTTTGGCACTCTGTCTTATATGTGCTGCAATCTTTGGTGGTTTATACGTTAAGTCGCTGCTCTCCCAAAAAAATGTGGGAAAGGTTGCAGGCACAATCCACCCTGCCGTGTTGTATGACGGGGCCGGAAAAGGGGATTACGCCTTCAACGATTCTGCTTACGAAGATGGCGTTAAGAAATTTGAGTATAACTACCGCACCAAAGTGGTTGAAGTGGAGCCGGGAACACGAAATCTGACTGAAGTGGTCAGAGAACAGGCAAGGGCAAACCACTCGCCAATCATTGCTCTTGGCTTCTCCTATAGCAATGCCATCACCACTGTCTCCAAGGAATACCCAAATCTGCAGTTCGTCATTATCGACTCAGTGGTAGAGGGACCTAATGTCCAGTCCATTATTTTCAAAGAACACGAAGGCTCATACCTGGTGGGGGCGCTCGCGGCACTCGCCAGCCAAACCCATTCAGTCGGCTTTGTCGGTGGGATGGACATTCCTCTGATTCACAAATTCGGATGTGGTTTTGCACAAGGCGCCAAAGCGGTGGATCCGAATATTCGCCTGACCAGCACCACTCTCGGTACAACCACAGAAGCATTCGCCAATCCTAAAAAAGCACAGAAAATCGCAACTCAAATGTTCGCTAATGGAGTGGATATCATTTTTGCCGCTGCTGGTGGTTCCGGCGAAGGTGTCTATCAGGCCGCGTTCGAAAGCGGCAACCGGGCAATTGCTGTCGATGCCAGCCAGAACTGGCGTTTTACCGGTGAAACGATTATATCCTCGATGCTGAAAGAAGTTGGTTTTGCGGCTTACCAATCCATGGAAGAAGCCATCCATGGAAAATGGAAATCCGGGACCAAATTGCTGGGTCTGAAAGAAGGTGGGGTATCATGGAGCCTGGATATGTTCAACCGCAACAAATCCGTAAAATCCGAATGGATTGAGCAAATTGATGAAATTAAAGAAGAACTCATTGATGGAGACGTCAAGGTTTACGATTACAGCAATGACCAGACCTGCCCGGTTGATACAGGAATGTTCGCCAGTTAA
- a CDS encoding DUF167 family protein, with product MNSADKPFRWDGNCLILVCHLQPNAKKDEFCGLHGQAYKIRISAPAVDGKANAGLIQFLAKAFQVSKSQVKILSGELSRQKRVSITQPKQIPDLLNISNPTN from the coding sequence ATGAATTCCGCCGACAAACCCTTTCGTTGGGATGGCAATTGCCTTATTCTTGTTTGCCATCTTCAACCTAATGCCAAGAAGGATGAATTCTGTGGTTTACATGGCCAGGCATATAAAATTCGCATATCCGCACCTGCTGTGGATGGCAAAGCGAATGCGGGGCTAATTCAGTTTCTGGCCAAGGCCTTTCAGGTCAGCAAAAGCCAGGTCAAAATTCTGAGTGGTGAATTGAGTCGACAAAAACGTGTCAGTATCACTCAGCCGAAACAGATACCGGATTTACTGAACATCAGCAATCCGACGAATTAG
- the rdgB gene encoding RdgB/HAM1 family non-canonical purine NTP pyrophosphatase, with amino-acid sequence MSISQIVLASGNAKKLKELRSCLGEFHVEVLPQSDFKLSEAVEDGLSFIENAIIKARHACYHTGLPALADDSGLEVDALNGEPGIYSARYADGQGDAANNAKLLSRLTGIETPERSARFRCVLAFMRHAADPTPLICTGTWEGHIATELSGENGFGYDPLFIPNGFDISAAQLTAEQKNQISHRGQAMQLLKSWWQQQTNLSFI; translated from the coding sequence GTGTCTATCAGTCAAATTGTACTGGCCAGTGGCAATGCCAAAAAACTAAAAGAACTCAGAAGTTGTCTGGGTGAGTTCCATGTTGAAGTATTACCACAAAGCGATTTCAAACTCTCTGAAGCCGTTGAAGACGGCCTCAGTTTTATCGAAAATGCCATCATTAAAGCACGCCATGCCTGTTATCATACCGGCCTGCCAGCACTGGCCGACGACTCCGGCCTGGAGGTGGATGCCCTCAATGGTGAGCCAGGTATCTATTCTGCCCGTTATGCAGACGGCCAGGGTGATGCGGCCAATAATGCCAAACTGCTCAGTCGCCTGACCGGTATTGAGACACCGGAGCGCAGTGCCCGTTTTCGCTGTGTACTGGCATTTATGCGCCATGCTGCGGATCCTACACCGTTGATCTGCACTGGTACCTGGGAAGGTCACATTGCCACAGAGTTATCAGGAGAAAACGGTTTTGGTTATGACCCTCTGTTCATACCAAACGGATTTGATATCAGCGCCGCACAACTGACTGCTGAGCAGAAAAATCAGATTTCCCACCGAGGTCAGGCGATGCAACTGCTGAAAAGCTGGTGGCAGCAACAAACCAATCTGTCATTCATTTAA
- the proC gene encoding pyrroline-5-carboxylate reductase, with translation MAQASMVFIGAGNMATSIISGLLQSGYTGPITATDPDQDKLNQLASGLDIQTTTDNNEGISGADVVILAVKPQVMKSVCQGLVEAVQQSRPLIISIAAGLESETIEQWLGGNLAVIRCMPNTPALVQTGASGLYANTRVSDDQKNLAEMVFNAVGISIWVEKEHHLHAVTATSGSGPAYFFMFMEAMQKSAESLGLSADVAAKLVGQTALGAAQMVLNSGDSAETLRKKVCSPNGTTERAIRSFEQDGLRAAVQQAMIACADRSEEMARELASGDQ, from the coding sequence ATGGCGCAAGCCTCAATGGTCTTTATTGGTGCCGGTAACATGGCCACCAGCATTATCAGCGGATTACTGCAGAGCGGCTACACGGGTCCGATCACTGCAACCGACCCCGATCAGGACAAACTGAATCAACTGGCCTCCGGGCTTGATATTCAAACCACCACAGACAACAACGAAGGGATCAGTGGCGCAGATGTGGTGATCCTGGCGGTTAAACCACAGGTCATGAAATCAGTCTGTCAGGGACTGGTCGAAGCGGTACAGCAATCCAGACCGCTGATTATCTCCATCGCCGCCGGACTGGAGTCCGAAACCATTGAACAATGGCTGGGCGGTAATCTGGCCGTCATTCGTTGTATGCCCAATACTCCGGCACTGGTGCAAACCGGAGCCTCAGGACTGTACGCCAATACACGGGTCAGTGACGACCAGAAAAATCTGGCGGAAATGGTCTTTAATGCCGTTGGCATAAGTATCTGGGTGGAAAAAGAGCATCACCTGCATGCTGTGACGGCAACATCGGGCAGCGGCCCGGCTTATTTTTTCATGTTTATGGAAGCGATGCAGAAGTCCGCCGAATCCTTGGGATTATCCGCTGATGTCGCCGCCAAACTGGTCGGTCAGACCGCTCTGGGTGCGGCCCAAATGGTGTTGAACAGCGGTGATTCAGCAGAAACGCTGCGCAAAAAAGTCTGTTCACCCAATGGCACCACGGAACGAGCCATTCGCAGCTTCGAGCAGGATGGTTTGCGGGCAGCGGTGCAACAGGCGATGATTGCCTGCGCAGATCGCAGTGAAGAAATGGCCAGAGAACTTGCTAGCGGAGATCAATAA
- the hemH gene encoding ferrochelatase has protein sequence MNYQGFTTIPDDAPGTAVLICNLGTPEAPTPKALKTYLKEFLSDPRVVEAPRWLWWLILNGIILNTRPRKSAAAYREVWTEQGSPLMIYTRNQATALQALVNKEFEEPVVVDFAMRYGNPSMSDRLSALMQQGIRNIIVLPLYPQYSGSTSGSTFDTLGQFLQRSRTVPDLTFIHNYHDHPAYIKTMSAHIQNYWQEHGRAEKLILSYHGTPVSYRDKGDPYYDQCMKTSQLLQQALELSDNEIMTTFQSRFGKAEWLQPYTDKTMMQLGSSGIKSVQVFCPGFSSDCLETIEEIDQENREYFLEAGGQSFNYIPALNDTPAHIQALLEIIQPYLLASQQANR, from the coding sequence ATGAACTATCAGGGTTTTACCACTATACCGGATGATGCACCTGGCACAGCCGTCTTAATTTGCAATCTGGGCACCCCCGAAGCCCCGACCCCAAAGGCACTGAAAACCTATCTGAAGGAGTTTTTATCTGACCCCAGAGTGGTTGAAGCGCCACGCTGGTTATGGTGGCTGATATTGAACGGTATTATTTTGAATACCCGCCCCCGTAAATCAGCGGCCGCCTATCGGGAGGTTTGGACTGAACAAGGCTCGCCACTGATGATCTATACCCGCAATCAGGCAACGGCATTACAAGCACTTGTTAATAAAGAATTTGAGGAACCGGTCGTGGTGGATTTTGCCATGCGCTACGGCAACCCCAGTATGTCTGACAGGCTCTCTGCCCTCATGCAACAAGGCATTCGTAATATCATCGTGCTGCCGCTTTATCCGCAATATTCGGGCTCAACATCCGGATCAACCTTTGATACCCTGGGCCAATTTCTGCAACGTTCCCGTACAGTACCGGATCTGACATTTATTCATAACTACCACGATCATCCCGCTTACATAAAAACCATGTCAGCGCATATTCAAAATTACTGGCAAGAGCATGGCCGGGCCGAAAAACTGATCCTGTCTTATCATGGCACGCCGGTATCCTACCGGGACAAAGGCGATCCATACTATGATCAGTGTATGAAAACCAGCCAGCTACTCCAGCAGGCACTGGAGCTTTCTGATAACGAGATCATGACAACGTTTCAATCCCGGTTTGGTAAAGCCGAATGGCTGCAACCTTACACCGATAAAACGATGATGCAGCTGGGATCATCCGGGATAAAATCTGTTCAGGTGTTTTGCCCCGGATTTTCATCTGACTGTCTGGAAACCATAGAAGAGATTGATCAGGAAAATCGGGAATATTTCCTTGAAGCCGGTGGTCAGAGTTTTAATTATATTCCTGCCCTGAATGACACACCTGCACACATTCAGGCTCTGTTGGAAATTATCCAGCCTTATCTTTTAGCGTCTCAGCAGGCAAACCGCTGA
- a CDS encoding YggS family pyridoxal phosphate-dependent enzyme → MSTISQRFEQIRARVHRTAEACGRKPEDIEIIAVSKTCPASSIEQAVAAGARHLGESYIQEAVEKIQQLSGLAAIWHFIGPIQSNKTRQIAEHFAWVHSVDREKIARRLNDQRPEHLPPLNIILQLNISQDPNKQGIAPAGLEQLAAQIVEMPRLKLRGIMAVPAIDLEESELRRQFRAMNTLLTGLQTKYPECNQLSLGMSGDMDIAIECGSTMVRVGSAIFGSRPGR, encoded by the coding sequence ATGAGTACCATATCACAGCGATTTGAGCAGATCCGCGCGCGTGTCCACAGAACCGCAGAAGCCTGTGGCCGCAAGCCTGAAGACATTGAGATCATTGCCGTGTCGAAGACCTGCCCGGCTTCAAGTATAGAACAGGCTGTCGCTGCCGGCGCCCGGCATTTGGGTGAAAGTTATATTCAGGAAGCTGTGGAGAAGATCCAGCAGCTATCCGGATTGGCAGCAATATGGCATTTTATCGGTCCGATCCAGTCCAATAAAACCCGTCAAATTGCTGAACACTTTGCCTGGGTACATTCAGTCGATCGGGAAAAAATCGCCCGTCGGCTCAATGACCAGCGCCCGGAACATTTGCCTCCACTGAACATTATCCTGCAATTAAACATCAGTCAGGATCCCAACAAACAGGGCATTGCCCCTGCCGGGTTGGAACAACTGGCGGCTCAGATCGTGGAAATGCCCCGGCTTAAACTACGCGGGATTATGGCTGTTCCGGCCATTGACCTTGAAGAATCAGAACTACGCCGCCAATTTAGAGCGATGAATACACTGTTAACCGGGCTGCAAACCAAATACCCGGAATGCAATCAACTGTCACTGGGCATGTCCGGTGATATGGATATTGCCATCGAATGTGGCTCCACCATGGTCAGAGTCGGTTCCGCCATTTTCGGCAGCCGGCCTGGCAGATAA
- the upp gene encoding uracil phosphoribosyltransferase — MSLHAIQHPLIQHKLGLMRENGISTKNFRALAGEVATLLTYEASRQLETESVEIEGWTGAPMTVRRIKGKKITVVPILRAGLGMLDGVLELIPSAKVSVVGLYRNEETLQPVAYFDKIIEDVVQRTAMIIDPMLATGGTLIATIDLLKQKGCQNILGLFLVAAPEGIKAVQEAHPDVDIYVAAVDDHLNENGYIIPGLGDAGDKIFGTK, encoded by the coding sequence ATGTCATTGCACGCAATTCAGCACCCTTTGATTCAACATAAACTCGGCCTGATGCGTGAGAATGGCATCAGCACCAAAAATTTTCGGGCCCTGGCGGGTGAAGTAGCAACCCTGCTCACTTATGAAGCCAGTCGACAACTGGAAACCGAATCAGTGGAAATTGAGGGCTGGACCGGTGCCCCAATGACTGTCAGACGAATCAAAGGCAAAAAAATTACCGTCGTACCTATTCTGCGCGCCGGACTGGGTATGCTGGATGGGGTACTTGAACTGATCCCCAGTGCCAAGGTCAGCGTGGTCGGTTTGTATCGCAACGAAGAAACCCTGCAACCGGTTGCCTACTTTGACAAAATCATCGAAGACGTAGTGCAGAGAACTGCCATGATCATCGACCCAATGCTGGCGACCGGCGGTACGTTGATTGCCACGATCGATCTGCTCAAACAGAAAGGCTGTCAGAACATTCTGGGGCTGTTTCTGGTTGCCGCGCCCGAAGGCATCAAGGCCGTACAAGAAGCACACCCAGATGTGGATATTTATGTTGCAGCCGTTGATGATCATTTAAACGAGAACGGTTATATCATCCCCGGCCTGGGCGATGCGGGCGATAAGATTTTCGGCACCAAATAA
- the metW gene encoding methionine biosynthesis protein MetW — protein sequence MRPDFEIIQQWIPANSEVLDLGCGDGELLAYLHREKQVRGLGLEIEHPQIIECVRKGVPVVKQDLNKGLHNFSSQSFDCVVMTQSFQQMDKPDEVLDELLRVGREAIITFPNFAHWSARGYLGLKGRMPMSKALPVMWYNTPNIHLCTFKDFEELCRQRSVKILDRLVVDSLHQSRWFINLMPNLLGEIAIYRLTSL from the coding sequence ATGCGTCCTGATTTTGAAATTATTCAACAATGGATACCGGCCAACTCCGAAGTACTTGATCTGGGCTGTGGCGACGGCGAGTTGCTGGCTTACCTGCACCGGGAAAAACAGGTTCGGGGATTGGGCCTGGAAATCGAACATCCACAAATCATTGAATGTGTGCGCAAAGGCGTGCCGGTGGTCAAACAGGACCTTAACAAAGGTCTGCATAACTTCAGTTCTCAGAGCTTTGACTGCGTGGTAATGACCCAGTCCTTTCAGCAGATGGATAAACCCGATGAAGTACTCGACGAACTGCTGCGGGTTGGCAGAGAGGCGATTATCACCTTTCCAAACTTCGCTCACTGGAGCGCCCGTGGCTATCTCGGCCTGAAAGGCAGAATGCCCATGAGCAAGGCGTTACCGGTTATGTGGTATAACACCCCCAACATCCATCTTTGTACATTTAAGGATTTTGAGGAACTTTGTCGCCAGCGAAGTGTTAAAATCCTTGACCGGCTGGTGGTTGACTCACTGCACCAGAGCCGATGGTTCATTAATCTGATGCCCAACCTGCTGGGCGAAATTGCAATCTACAGGTTAACGTCGCTATGA
- a CDS encoding PilT/PilU family type 4a pilus ATPase: protein MEFDKLLRLMVEKGASDLFITAGVAPSMKIHGQVVPITKNPLSPEKTRELVLSVMTERQRESFIDTNECNFAISARGIGRFRVSAFFQRNLTAMVLRRIETRIPRTEELGLPDVLKQMAMTKRGLVIFVGATGTGKSTSLAAMIGHRNRNSKGHIISIEDPIEFIHQHEGCIVTQREVGIDTESFEVALKNTLRQAPDVIMIGEVRTKETMEYAITFAETGHLCLATLHANNANQALDRIMHFFPSERQRQLWMDLSLNLRGIVAQQLIPTPDGTGRRAVVEVLLNSPLVQDHIRKGEVHLLKDLMAKSNELGMQTFDQALFHLYTRGEITYQDALAHADSANDLRLMIKLDQETDSDHLDDKSSRFTIQDGDNY, encoded by the coding sequence ATGGAATTCGATAAGTTACTGCGGCTGATGGTTGAAAAAGGCGCATCGGATCTGTTTATTACGGCTGGTGTGGCACCGAGTATGAAAATTCATGGTCAAGTGGTGCCGATTACCAAGAACCCTCTATCACCGGAAAAAACCCGTGAACTGGTGTTGTCGGTTATGACCGAACGGCAAAGAGAAAGTTTTATCGACACCAATGAGTGTAATTTTGCCATTTCCGCCCGGGGCATTGGTCGTTTCCGGGTGAGTGCATTCTTTCAACGTAACCTCACAGCCATGGTGCTGAGACGCATCGAGACCCGTATTCCGCGAACAGAAGAGCTGGGTCTGCCGGACGTATTGAAGCAGATGGCCATGACCAAGCGCGGGCTGGTGATTTTCGTCGGTGCGACCGGTACCGGTAAGTCCACTTCGCTGGCAGCCATGATTGGGCATCGTAACCGCAATTCCAAAGGTCATATTATTTCCATTGAGGATCCGATCGAATTTATCCATCAGCACGAAGGTTGTATCGTGACTCAGCGCGAGGTTGGTATCGACACAGAATCATTTGAAGTGGCTCTGAAAAATACTCTGCGGCAGGCGCCGGACGTCATTATGATCGGTGAGGTACGAACCAAGGAAACCATGGAGTATGCCATCACGTTTGCAGAAACCGGGCACTTGTGTCTGGCGACATTGCACGCCAACAACGCCAACCAGGCGCTGGACCGGATCATGCACTTTTTCCCGTCGGAACGGCAACGGCAGCTGTGGATGGACCTGTCATTGAACCTGCGTGGTATTGTGGCGCAGCAATTGATTCCGACCCCCGATGGAACCGGGCGCCGGGCGGTGGTCGAAGTACTGTTGAACTCGCCTTTGGTTCAGGACCATATTCGTAAAGGTGAGGTGCACCTGCTGAAGGATCTCATGGCTAAATCCAATGAACTGGGTATGCAGACCTTCGATCAGGCATTGTTCCACTTGTACACTCGTGGCGAGATTACTTATCAGGATGCTCTGGCACATGCTGACTCTGCCAATGATCTGCGTCTGATGATCAAGCTTGATCAGGAAACCGATTCCGATCACCTGGATGACAAATCCAGTCGTTTTACCATTCAGGATGGAGACAACTATTAA